The Kitasatospora setae KM-6054 genome contains a region encoding:
- the lpdA gene encoding dihydrolipoyl dehydrogenase, producing MSTHYDVVVLGAGPGGYTAAVRSAQLGLRTAVIEAKYWGGVCLNVGCIPSKALLRNAELAHTVLNEAELYGIRVDGKVSFDYGKAFSRSRQVADGRVKGVHYLMKKNGITEYDGRGTFVDDHTLQIALNGGGFEVVTFDHCVIAAGATTRLLPGTALSERVVTYEEQILTEELPESIVIAGAGAIGVEFAYVLHNYGVKVTIVEFLDRMVPLEDADVSAELAKQYRKLGIQVLTSTRVDSIDDSDPDKPVKVTVTRDGKQEVLEADKVLQAIGFVPRVHGYGLEVTGVRLTERGAIAVDGRGRTSVDHIFAIGDVTAKLMLAHAAESMAVIAAETIAGAETMEIDFVMVPRATYCQPQVASFGYTEAQAREQGYAVKVAKFPFTANGKAHGIGHPVGFVKVISDETHGELLGAHLIGPEVTELLPELTLAQQWDLTVHEVGRNVHAHPTLGEAVKEAIHGLAGHMINM from the coding sequence ATGAGCACGCACTACGACGTGGTCGTCCTGGGCGCCGGCCCCGGCGGCTACACCGCCGCCGTCCGCTCCGCCCAGCTCGGCCTGCGCACCGCCGTGATCGAGGCCAAGTACTGGGGCGGCGTCTGCCTGAACGTCGGCTGCATCCCCTCGAAGGCCCTGCTGCGCAACGCCGAGCTCGCGCACACCGTCCTGAACGAGGCCGAGCTGTACGGCATCCGGGTCGACGGCAAGGTGTCCTTCGACTACGGCAAGGCGTTCAGCCGCTCCCGACAGGTCGCCGACGGCCGGGTCAAGGGCGTCCACTACCTGATGAAGAAGAACGGCATCACCGAGTACGACGGCCGGGGCACCTTCGTCGACGACCACACCCTGCAGATCGCGCTGAACGGCGGCGGCTTCGAGGTCGTCACCTTCGACCACTGCGTGATCGCGGCCGGCGCCACCACCCGGCTGCTGCCCGGCACCGCGCTCAGCGAGCGGGTCGTCACCTACGAGGAGCAGATCCTCACCGAGGAACTGCCGGAGTCGATCGTCATCGCGGGCGCCGGCGCGATCGGCGTCGAGTTCGCGTACGTGCTGCACAACTACGGCGTCAAGGTCACCATCGTCGAGTTCCTGGACCGGATGGTGCCGCTGGAGGACGCCGACGTCTCCGCCGAACTCGCGAAGCAGTACCGCAAGTTGGGCATCCAGGTGCTCACCTCCACCCGGGTCGACAGCATCGACGACTCGGACCCGGACAAGCCGGTGAAGGTCACCGTCACCCGGGACGGCAAGCAGGAGGTGCTGGAGGCCGACAAGGTGCTCCAGGCGATCGGCTTCGTGCCCCGGGTGCACGGCTACGGCCTGGAGGTCACCGGCGTGCGGCTCACCGAGCGCGGCGCGATCGCGGTCGACGGGCGCGGCCGCACCAGCGTCGACCACATCTTCGCGATCGGCGACGTCACCGCGAAGCTGATGCTCGCGCACGCCGCCGAGTCGATGGCCGTGATCGCCGCCGAGACCATCGCCGGGGCGGAGACCATGGAGATCGACTTCGTGATGGTCCCGCGCGCCACCTACTGCCAGCCGCAGGTCGCCAGCTTCGGCTACACCGAGGCGCAGGCCCGGGAGCAGGGCTACGCGGTCAAGGTCGCCAAGTTCCCGTTCACCGCGAACGGCAAGGCGCACGGCATCGGGCACCCGGTCGGCTTCGTCAAGGTGATCAGCGACGAGACCCACGGCGAGCTGCTCGGCGCCCACCTGATCGGCCCCGAGGTCACCGAGCTGCTGCCCGAGCTGACCCTGGCCCAGCAGTGGGACCTGACCGTGCACGAGGTCGGCCGCAACGTGCACGCCCACCCGACGCTGGGCGAGGCCGTCAAGGAGGCGATCCACGGCCTGGCCGGCCACATGATCAACATGTAG